In one window of Mauremys reevesii isolate NIE-2019 linkage group 22, ASM1616193v1, whole genome shotgun sequence DNA:
- the IZUMO1 gene encoding izumo sperm-egg fusion protein 1 isoform X1, protein MAWALWLALWVLGGPGARGCLRCDPGSMRLLRELKGPYLGRQLRGEPGLRARLEALLERSLQGLAELPIGEQSYMGVIDEKTMGEAAAHFRRAVTRIMENDFKDGQLFNEVMWSLQALRETFTTLMARFQREVYCPNKCGRMVHQFIDCRACGTKIYSCNRDLRCGERRLQVQQDDDLILDCALTWHRASYGAKSYRFYRAVGGSEQVMVTGPDAFLVKKEAAANDSGRYRCEMLNTQGWVCSELRFQVTVTPLPGNSTPPPAPPLLGPLTLPPPSRSPTPPGGPGDWTVWVIIGSSAGLVLLLIGGCTWLYRRQQEVPEKDGGSQEGQLKT, encoded by the exons ATGGCCTGGGCGCTGTGGCTGgcgctgtgggtgctggggggcccGGGGGCCCGGGGCTGCCTGCGCTGCGACCCCGGCTCCATGCGGCTGCTGCGGGAGCTGAAGGGGCCCTACCTGGGCCGGCAGCTGCGGGGGGAGCCGGGCCTGCGGGCGCGGCTGGAGGCCCTGCTCGAGCGCAGCCTCCAGGGCCTGGCGGAGCTGCCCATCGGGGAGCAGAGCTACATGGGGGTCATCG acgaGAAGACGATGGGAGAAGCCGCCGCCCACTTCAGACGGGCCGTGACCCGAATCATGGAGAATGACTTCAAAG ATGGGCAGCTCTTCAACGAGGTGATGTGGAGCCTGCAGGCGCTGAGAGAGACTTTCACAACCCTCATGGCCCGATTCCAGAGAGAGG TTTATTGCCCGAATAAGTGTG GGCGCATGGTTCACCAGTTCATCGACTGTCGAGCCTGCGGTACCAAGATCTACTCCTGCAACCGGGACCTGCGCTGCGGGG AGCGGAGGCTGCAGGTGCAGCAGGACGACGACCTGATCCTGGACTGTGCCTTGACCTGGCACCGTGCCAGTTACGGTGCCAAAAGCTACCGCTTCTACCGG GCTGTGGGGGGCTCGGAGCAGGTCATGGTCACGGGCCCCGACGCCTTCCTCGTGAAGAAGGAGGCGGCAGCGAACGACTCGGGGCGCTACCGCTGTGAGATGCTGAACACCCAGGGCTGGGTCTGCTCCGAGCTGCGCTTCCAGGTGACAG TGACTCCCCTGCCGGGGAATAGCACCCCACCACCTGCGCCGCCCCTGCTGGGGCCCCTGACGCTGCCCCCCCCGTCACGGAGCCCGACCCCCCCGGGGGGCCCTGGAGACTGGACCGTCTGGGTCATCATTGGGAGCAGCGCTGGGCTCGTCCTACTGCTCATCGGGGGCTG CACCTGGCTCTATCGccgccagcaggaggtgccagagaAGGACGGTGGCAGCCAAGAGGGGCAGCTGAAGACGTGA
- the IZUMO1 gene encoding izumo sperm-egg fusion protein 1 isoform X3, with protein sequence MAWALWLALWVLGGPGARGCLRCDPGSMRLLRELKGPYLGRQLRGEPGLRARLEALLERSLQGLAELPIGEQSYMGVIDEKTMGEAAAHFRRAVTRIMENDFKDGQLFNEVMWSLQALRETFTTLMARFQREVYCPNKCGRMVHQFIDCRACGTKIYSCNRDLRCGERRLQVQQDDDLILDCALTWHRASYGAKSYRFYRAVGGSEQVMVTGPDAFLVKKEAAANDSGRYRCEMLNTQGWVCSELRFQVTVTPLPGNSTPPPAPPLLGPLTLPPPSRSPTPPGGPGDWTVWVIIGSSAGLVLLLIGG encoded by the exons ATGGCCTGGGCGCTGTGGCTGgcgctgtgggtgctggggggcccGGGGGCCCGGGGCTGCCTGCGCTGCGACCCCGGCTCCATGCGGCTGCTGCGGGAGCTGAAGGGGCCCTACCTGGGCCGGCAGCTGCGGGGGGAGCCGGGCCTGCGGGCGCGGCTGGAGGCCCTGCTCGAGCGCAGCCTCCAGGGCCTGGCGGAGCTGCCCATCGGGGAGCAGAGCTACATGGGGGTCATCG acgaGAAGACGATGGGAGAAGCCGCCGCCCACTTCAGACGGGCCGTGACCCGAATCATGGAGAATGACTTCAAAG ATGGGCAGCTCTTCAACGAGGTGATGTGGAGCCTGCAGGCGCTGAGAGAGACTTTCACAACCCTCATGGCCCGATTCCAGAGAGAGG TTTATTGCCCGAATAAGTGTG GGCGCATGGTTCACCAGTTCATCGACTGTCGAGCCTGCGGTACCAAGATCTACTCCTGCAACCGGGACCTGCGCTGCGGGG AGCGGAGGCTGCAGGTGCAGCAGGACGACGACCTGATCCTGGACTGTGCCTTGACCTGGCACCGTGCCAGTTACGGTGCCAAAAGCTACCGCTTCTACCGG GCTGTGGGGGGCTCGGAGCAGGTCATGGTCACGGGCCCCGACGCCTTCCTCGTGAAGAAGGAGGCGGCAGCGAACGACTCGGGGCGCTACCGCTGTGAGATGCTGAACACCCAGGGCTGGGTCTGCTCCGAGCTGCGCTTCCAGGTGACAG TGACTCCCCTGCCGGGGAATAGCACCCCACCACCTGCGCCGCCCCTGCTGGGGCCCCTGACGCTGCCCCCCCCGTCACGGAGCCCGACCCCCCCGGGGGGCCCTGGAGACTGGACCGTCTGGGTCATCATTGGGAGCAGCGCTGGGCTCGTCCTACTGCTCATCGGGGGCTG A
- the IZUMO1 gene encoding izumo sperm-egg fusion protein 1 isoform X5 has translation MAWALWLALWVLGGPGARGCLRCDPGSMRLLRELKGPYLGRQLRGEPGLRARLEALLERSLQGLAELPIGEQSYMGVIDEKTMGEAAAHFRRAVTRIMENDFKDGQLFNEVMWSLQALRETFTTLMARFQREVYCPNKCGRMVHQFIDCRACGTKIYSCNRDLRCGERRLQVQQDDDLILDCALTWHRASYGAKSYRFYRAVGGSEQVMVTGPDAFLVKKEAAANDSGRYRCEMLNTQGWVCSELRFQVTAPGSIAASRRCQRRTVAAKRGS, from the exons ATGGCCTGGGCGCTGTGGCTGgcgctgtgggtgctggggggcccGGGGGCCCGGGGCTGCCTGCGCTGCGACCCCGGCTCCATGCGGCTGCTGCGGGAGCTGAAGGGGCCCTACCTGGGCCGGCAGCTGCGGGGGGAGCCGGGCCTGCGGGCGCGGCTGGAGGCCCTGCTCGAGCGCAGCCTCCAGGGCCTGGCGGAGCTGCCCATCGGGGAGCAGAGCTACATGGGGGTCATCG acgaGAAGACGATGGGAGAAGCCGCCGCCCACTTCAGACGGGCCGTGACCCGAATCATGGAGAATGACTTCAAAG ATGGGCAGCTCTTCAACGAGGTGATGTGGAGCCTGCAGGCGCTGAGAGAGACTTTCACAACCCTCATGGCCCGATTCCAGAGAGAGG TTTATTGCCCGAATAAGTGTG GGCGCATGGTTCACCAGTTCATCGACTGTCGAGCCTGCGGTACCAAGATCTACTCCTGCAACCGGGACCTGCGCTGCGGGG AGCGGAGGCTGCAGGTGCAGCAGGACGACGACCTGATCCTGGACTGTGCCTTGACCTGGCACCGTGCCAGTTACGGTGCCAAAAGCTACCGCTTCTACCGG GCTGTGGGGGGCTCGGAGCAGGTCATGGTCACGGGCCCCGACGCCTTCCTCGTGAAGAAGGAGGCGGCAGCGAACGACTCGGGGCGCTACCGCTGTGAGATGCTGAACACCCAGGGCTGGGTCTGCTCCGAGCTGCGCTTCCAGGTGACAG CACCTGGCTCTATCGccgccagcaggaggtgccagagaAGGACGGTGGCAGCCAAGAGGGGCAGCTGA
- the IZUMO1 gene encoding izumo sperm-egg fusion protein 1 isoform X2 produces MAWALWLALWVLGGPGARGCLRCDPGSMRLLRELKGPYLGRQLRGEPGLRARLEALLERSLQGLAELPIGEQSYMGVIDEKTMGEAAAHFRRAVTRIMENDFKDGQLFNEVMWSLQALRETFTTLMARFQREGRMVHQFIDCRACGTKIYSCNRDLRCGERRLQVQQDDDLILDCALTWHRASYGAKSYRFYRAVGGSEQVMVTGPDAFLVKKEAAANDSGRYRCEMLNTQGWVCSELRFQVTVTPLPGNSTPPPAPPLLGPLTLPPPSRSPTPPGGPGDWTVWVIIGSSAGLVLLLIGGCTWLYRRQQEVPEKDGGSQEGQLKT; encoded by the exons ATGGCCTGGGCGCTGTGGCTGgcgctgtgggtgctggggggcccGGGGGCCCGGGGCTGCCTGCGCTGCGACCCCGGCTCCATGCGGCTGCTGCGGGAGCTGAAGGGGCCCTACCTGGGCCGGCAGCTGCGGGGGGAGCCGGGCCTGCGGGCGCGGCTGGAGGCCCTGCTCGAGCGCAGCCTCCAGGGCCTGGCGGAGCTGCCCATCGGGGAGCAGAGCTACATGGGGGTCATCG acgaGAAGACGATGGGAGAAGCCGCCGCCCACTTCAGACGGGCCGTGACCCGAATCATGGAGAATGACTTCAAAG ATGGGCAGCTCTTCAACGAGGTGATGTGGAGCCTGCAGGCGCTGAGAGAGACTTTCACAACCCTCATGGCCCGATTCCAGAGAGAGG GGCGCATGGTTCACCAGTTCATCGACTGTCGAGCCTGCGGTACCAAGATCTACTCCTGCAACCGGGACCTGCGCTGCGGGG AGCGGAGGCTGCAGGTGCAGCAGGACGACGACCTGATCCTGGACTGTGCCTTGACCTGGCACCGTGCCAGTTACGGTGCCAAAAGCTACCGCTTCTACCGG GCTGTGGGGGGCTCGGAGCAGGTCATGGTCACGGGCCCCGACGCCTTCCTCGTGAAGAAGGAGGCGGCAGCGAACGACTCGGGGCGCTACCGCTGTGAGATGCTGAACACCCAGGGCTGGGTCTGCTCCGAGCTGCGCTTCCAGGTGACAG TGACTCCCCTGCCGGGGAATAGCACCCCACCACCTGCGCCGCCCCTGCTGGGGCCCCTGACGCTGCCCCCCCCGTCACGGAGCCCGACCCCCCCGGGGGGCCCTGGAGACTGGACCGTCTGGGTCATCATTGGGAGCAGCGCTGGGCTCGTCCTACTGCTCATCGGGGGCTG CACCTGGCTCTATCGccgccagcaggaggtgccagagaAGGACGGTGGCAGCCAAGAGGGGCAGCTGAAGACGTGA
- the IZUMO1 gene encoding izumo sperm-egg fusion protein 1 isoform X4: MAWALWLALWVLGGPGARGCLRCDPGSMRLLRELKGPYLGRQLRGEPGLRARLEALLERSLQGLAELPIGEQSYMGVIDEKTMGEAAAHFRRAVTRIMENDFKVYCPNKCGRMVHQFIDCRACGTKIYSCNRDLRCGERRLQVQQDDDLILDCALTWHRASYGAKSYRFYRAVGGSEQVMVTGPDAFLVKKEAAANDSGRYRCEMLNTQGWVCSELRFQVTVTPLPGNSTPPPAPPLLGPLTLPPPSRSPTPPGGPGDWTVWVIIGSSAGLVLLLIGGCTWLYRRQQEVPEKDGGSQEGQLKT; the protein is encoded by the exons ATGGCCTGGGCGCTGTGGCTGgcgctgtgggtgctggggggcccGGGGGCCCGGGGCTGCCTGCGCTGCGACCCCGGCTCCATGCGGCTGCTGCGGGAGCTGAAGGGGCCCTACCTGGGCCGGCAGCTGCGGGGGGAGCCGGGCCTGCGGGCGCGGCTGGAGGCCCTGCTCGAGCGCAGCCTCCAGGGCCTGGCGGAGCTGCCCATCGGGGAGCAGAGCTACATGGGGGTCATCG acgaGAAGACGATGGGAGAAGCCGCCGCCCACTTCAGACGGGCCGTGACCCGAATCATGGAGAATGACTTCAAAG TTTATTGCCCGAATAAGTGTG GGCGCATGGTTCACCAGTTCATCGACTGTCGAGCCTGCGGTACCAAGATCTACTCCTGCAACCGGGACCTGCGCTGCGGGG AGCGGAGGCTGCAGGTGCAGCAGGACGACGACCTGATCCTGGACTGTGCCTTGACCTGGCACCGTGCCAGTTACGGTGCCAAAAGCTACCGCTTCTACCGG GCTGTGGGGGGCTCGGAGCAGGTCATGGTCACGGGCCCCGACGCCTTCCTCGTGAAGAAGGAGGCGGCAGCGAACGACTCGGGGCGCTACCGCTGTGAGATGCTGAACACCCAGGGCTGGGTCTGCTCCGAGCTGCGCTTCCAGGTGACAG TGACTCCCCTGCCGGGGAATAGCACCCCACCACCTGCGCCGCCCCTGCTGGGGCCCCTGACGCTGCCCCCCCCGTCACGGAGCCCGACCCCCCCGGGGGGCCCTGGAGACTGGACCGTCTGGGTCATCATTGGGAGCAGCGCTGGGCTCGTCCTACTGCTCATCGGGGGCTG CACCTGGCTCTATCGccgccagcaggaggtgccagagaAGGACGGTGGCAGCCAAGAGGGGCAGCTGAAGACGTGA
- the MAMSTR gene encoding MEF2-activating motif and SAP domain-containing transcriptional regulator isoform X1, which yields MTLLASERSMLIRSKFRSVLQLRMQHRRSQEQHLLTREWAQGGGAALTKPPPTYLEVNGTPEQSRADETLKVKVQTRTHKVGAAKGQFTEAESGGDPSLRKEKKTRLAEDLKEKLLQRPGPLELVTKNILSLDPSLKDAVKADPAPGTFLLDEDLSSSSSSSSSSSPCFTPCLGGGHGNPSPPSASGAAVQPELLSIRESQPPSAPAPDPESQPPGGGPPAKAPALLPKGPPRPKKAKDPKPKVRKLKYHQYVPPAARPPRAPAPLDAAYARLLQQQQLFLQLQILQQQQPPAPPGPPTALCVPALHPLSASISPDPVISFTAPPITLAAPPTPPTPPVPPKPELLPANLDDLTVSELRQQLRQRGLPVSGTKPALLERLKPFQVRGAPGPPPPALPPADRALREKQRLIDSLTWELQREQQEADDLREELQLHKCRRSRPEGEPLPPSPPASHGPQAPAGETPEGTAPRREGFLVFCPPSCEPIGEDLELPLQITASPAPAPRSLEEELQEAIQKAQLVPSQSIEDILEEPLACAGDLLPTDAPLLLPTEPRRPPSPLSQQGAPCKKRRRTPPAAAILDFPGHYDFLTPPSSSSSSPSDSLHGVFSPEPPEGPPSPSPRPAFDPVDWLEALTSGPASGLGPGTPGGSSIFSTDFFDSPELSVNHMIDLMVEQW from the exons ATGACCCTGTTGGCCTCCGAGCGCTCCATGCTGATCCGCAGCAAGTTCCGATCcg tgctgcagcTCAGGATGCAGCATCGCAGATCCCAGGAGCAGCATCTCCTGACACGTGAGTGGGCCCAAGGAGGAGGAGCTG ctctgacCAAGCCCCCCCCAACCTACCTggaggtgaacggaaccccagagCAGAGCCGG GCTGACGAGACCCTGAAGGTGAAGGTCCAGACGAGAACCCACAAAGTGGGAGCTGCCAAGGGCCAGTTCACAGAAG CAGAGTCTGGGGGGGACCCCTCATTGCGGAAGGAGAAGAAGACGCGTCTGGCCGAGGATCTGAAGGAGAAACTCCTGCAACGGCCGGGGCCACTAGAACTCGTGACGAAAAACATCCTTTCCCTGGACCCCAGCCTCAAAGATGCTGTGAAAG ctgATCCTGCCCCTGGGACCTTCCTATTAGACGAGGACCTCAGCAGCTCTTCAtcgtcctcctcctcttcttccccatgcttcaccccctgcctgggggggggaCACGGCAACCCATCCCCCCCCTCGGCCTCAGGGGCCGCTGTCCAG ccggAGCTGCTGTCGATCCGGGAGTCCCAGCCCCCCTCGGCGCCTGCCCCGGACCCCGAATCCCAACCTCCTGGGGGTGGCCCCCCGGCTAAGGCCCCGGCCTTGCTGCCCAAG GGCCCCCCACGCCCCAAGAAGGCGAAGGACCCCAAGCCCAAGGTGAGGAAGCTGAAGTACCATCAGTATGTGCCCCCCGCGGCCCGGCCCccccgggccccggccccccTGGACGCCGCCTACGCCcgcctgctccagcagcagcagctcttccTCCAGCTCCagatcctgcagcagcagcagccgccggcCCCGCCGGGCCCCCCCACAGCGCTGTGTGtgccggccctgcaccccctgagcGCCAG TATTTCCCCAGATCCAGTGATCAGCTTCACGGCCCCCCCAATTAccctggcagcaccccccacccctcccacccctcctgtgccccccaagcctgagctgctgcccgcCAACCTGGATGACCTGACA gtgtCAGAGCTCCGCCAGCAGCTGCGCCAGCGCGGGCTGCCCGTGTCGGGCACCAAGCCGGCCCTGCTGGAGCGGCTGAAGCCCTTCCAGGTGCGGGGGGCCCcggggccgccccccccggccctgccccccgccgACCGGGCGCTGCGGGAGAAGCAGCGGCTCATCGACAGCCTcacctgggagctgcagcgggagcagcaggaggccgACGACCTGCGGGAGGAGCTGCAGCTGCACAAGTGCCGGCGCAGCCGCCCGGAGGGGGAGCCCCtgcccccctcgcccccagccaGCCACGGCCCCCAGGCCCCCGCCGGGGAGACGCCCGAGGGCACAGCGCCCAGGAGAGAGGGGTTCCTG gtTTTCTGCCCCCCTTCCTGTGAGCCAATCGGGGAGGACCTAGAACTGCCCCTGCAGATCACGgccagccccgccccggccccccgctccctggaggaggagctgcaggaggccaTCCAGAAAGCCCAG CTGGTCCCAAGTCAGTCGATCGAAGACATCCTGGAGGAGCCACTGGCGTGTGCAG GTGATCTGCTCCCCACGGATGCCCCCTTGCTGCTCCCCACGGAGCCGCGCCGGCCCCCCTCGCctctcagccagcagggggcgccctgcAAGAAGCGCCGTCGCACCCCACCGGCAGCGGCAATCTTGGATTTCCCCGGCCACTACGacttcctcacccctccctcctcctcctcctcctctccctcagacTCCCTGCATGGGGTCTTCTCCCCGGAGCCCCCGGAGGGGCCCCCGTCACCCAGCCCCCGGCCCGCCTTCGACCCTGTCGATTGGCTGGAGGCCTTGACGTCTGGCCCGGCCTCGGGGCTGGGGCCCGGCACCCCTGGCGGCAGCAGCATCTTCTCCACTGACTTCTTTGACTCGCCCGAACTGAGCGTCAACCACATGATTGACCTGATGGTGGAGCAGTGGTAG
- the MAMSTR gene encoding MEF2-activating motif and SAP domain-containing transcriptional regulator isoform X3, with product MTLLASERSMLIRSKFRSVLQLRMQHRRSQEQHLLTPLTKPPPTYLEVNGTPEQSRADETLKVKVQTRTHKVGAAKGQFTEAESGGDPSLRKEKKTRLAEDLKEKLLQRPGPLELVTKNILSLDPSLKDAVKADPAPGTFLLDEDLSSSSSSSSSSSPCFTPCLGGGHGNPSPPSASGAAVQPELLSIRESQPPSAPAPDPESQPPGGGPPAKAPALLPKGPPRPKKAKDPKPKVRKLKYHQYVPPAARPPRAPAPLDAAYARLLQQQQLFLQLQILQQQQPPAPPGPPTALCVPALHPLSASISPDPVISFTAPPITLAAPPTPPTPPVPPKPELLPANLDDLTVSELRQQLRQRGLPVSGTKPALLERLKPFQVRGAPGPPPPALPPADRALREKQRLIDSLTWELQREQQEADDLREELQLHKCRRSRPEGEPLPPSPPASHGPQAPAGETPEGTAPRREGFLVFCPPSCEPIGEDLELPLQITASPAPAPRSLEEELQEAIQKAQLVPSQSIEDILEEPLACAGDLLPTDAPLLLPTEPRRPPSPLSQQGAPCKKRRRTPPAAAILDFPGHYDFLTPPSSSSSSPSDSLHGVFSPEPPEGPPSPSPRPAFDPVDWLEALTSGPASGLGPGTPGGSSIFSTDFFDSPELSVNHMIDLMVEQW from the exons ATGACCCTGTTGGCCTCCGAGCGCTCCATGCTGATCCGCAGCAAGTTCCGATCcg tgctgcagcTCAGGATGCAGCATCGCAGATCCCAGGAGCAGCATCTCCTGACAC ctctgacCAAGCCCCCCCCAACCTACCTggaggtgaacggaaccccagagCAGAGCCGG GCTGACGAGACCCTGAAGGTGAAGGTCCAGACGAGAACCCACAAAGTGGGAGCTGCCAAGGGCCAGTTCACAGAAG CAGAGTCTGGGGGGGACCCCTCATTGCGGAAGGAGAAGAAGACGCGTCTGGCCGAGGATCTGAAGGAGAAACTCCTGCAACGGCCGGGGCCACTAGAACTCGTGACGAAAAACATCCTTTCCCTGGACCCCAGCCTCAAAGATGCTGTGAAAG ctgATCCTGCCCCTGGGACCTTCCTATTAGACGAGGACCTCAGCAGCTCTTCAtcgtcctcctcctcttcttccccatgcttcaccccctgcctgggggggggaCACGGCAACCCATCCCCCCCCTCGGCCTCAGGGGCCGCTGTCCAG ccggAGCTGCTGTCGATCCGGGAGTCCCAGCCCCCCTCGGCGCCTGCCCCGGACCCCGAATCCCAACCTCCTGGGGGTGGCCCCCCGGCTAAGGCCCCGGCCTTGCTGCCCAAG GGCCCCCCACGCCCCAAGAAGGCGAAGGACCCCAAGCCCAAGGTGAGGAAGCTGAAGTACCATCAGTATGTGCCCCCCGCGGCCCGGCCCccccgggccccggccccccTGGACGCCGCCTACGCCcgcctgctccagcagcagcagctcttccTCCAGCTCCagatcctgcagcagcagcagccgccggcCCCGCCGGGCCCCCCCACAGCGCTGTGTGtgccggccctgcaccccctgagcGCCAG TATTTCCCCAGATCCAGTGATCAGCTTCACGGCCCCCCCAATTAccctggcagcaccccccacccctcccacccctcctgtgccccccaagcctgagctgctgcccgcCAACCTGGATGACCTGACA gtgtCAGAGCTCCGCCAGCAGCTGCGCCAGCGCGGGCTGCCCGTGTCGGGCACCAAGCCGGCCCTGCTGGAGCGGCTGAAGCCCTTCCAGGTGCGGGGGGCCCcggggccgccccccccggccctgccccccgccgACCGGGCGCTGCGGGAGAAGCAGCGGCTCATCGACAGCCTcacctgggagctgcagcgggagcagcaggaggccgACGACCTGCGGGAGGAGCTGCAGCTGCACAAGTGCCGGCGCAGCCGCCCGGAGGGGGAGCCCCtgcccccctcgcccccagccaGCCACGGCCCCCAGGCCCCCGCCGGGGAGACGCCCGAGGGCACAGCGCCCAGGAGAGAGGGGTTCCTG gtTTTCTGCCCCCCTTCCTGTGAGCCAATCGGGGAGGACCTAGAACTGCCCCTGCAGATCACGgccagccccgccccggccccccgctccctggaggaggagctgcaggaggccaTCCAGAAAGCCCAG CTGGTCCCAAGTCAGTCGATCGAAGACATCCTGGAGGAGCCACTGGCGTGTGCAG GTGATCTGCTCCCCACGGATGCCCCCTTGCTGCTCCCCACGGAGCCGCGCCGGCCCCCCTCGCctctcagccagcagggggcgccctgcAAGAAGCGCCGTCGCACCCCACCGGCAGCGGCAATCTTGGATTTCCCCGGCCACTACGacttcctcacccctccctcctcctcctcctcctctccctcagacTCCCTGCATGGGGTCTTCTCCCCGGAGCCCCCGGAGGGGCCCCCGTCACCCAGCCCCCGGCCCGCCTTCGACCCTGTCGATTGGCTGGAGGCCTTGACGTCTGGCCCGGCCTCGGGGCTGGGGCCCGGCACCCCTGGCGGCAGCAGCATCTTCTCCACTGACTTCTTTGACTCGCCCGAACTGAGCGTCAACCACATGATTGACCTGATGGTGGAGCAGTGGTAG
- the MAMSTR gene encoding MEF2-activating motif and SAP domain-containing transcriptional regulator isoform X2, whose translation MTLLASERSMLIRSKFRSVLQLRMQHRRSQEQHLLTREWAQGGGAALTKPPPTYLEVNGTPEQSRADETLKVKVQTRTHKVGAAKGQFTEESGGDPSLRKEKKTRLAEDLKEKLLQRPGPLELVTKNILSLDPSLKDAVKADPAPGTFLLDEDLSSSSSSSSSSSPCFTPCLGGGHGNPSPPSASGAAVQPELLSIRESQPPSAPAPDPESQPPGGGPPAKAPALLPKGPPRPKKAKDPKPKVRKLKYHQYVPPAARPPRAPAPLDAAYARLLQQQQLFLQLQILQQQQPPAPPGPPTALCVPALHPLSASISPDPVISFTAPPITLAAPPTPPTPPVPPKPELLPANLDDLTVSELRQQLRQRGLPVSGTKPALLERLKPFQVRGAPGPPPPALPPADRALREKQRLIDSLTWELQREQQEADDLREELQLHKCRRSRPEGEPLPPSPPASHGPQAPAGETPEGTAPRREGFLVFCPPSCEPIGEDLELPLQITASPAPAPRSLEEELQEAIQKAQLVPSQSIEDILEEPLACAGDLLPTDAPLLLPTEPRRPPSPLSQQGAPCKKRRRTPPAAAILDFPGHYDFLTPPSSSSSSPSDSLHGVFSPEPPEGPPSPSPRPAFDPVDWLEALTSGPASGLGPGTPGGSSIFSTDFFDSPELSVNHMIDLMVEQW comes from the exons ATGACCCTGTTGGCCTCCGAGCGCTCCATGCTGATCCGCAGCAAGTTCCGATCcg tgctgcagcTCAGGATGCAGCATCGCAGATCCCAGGAGCAGCATCTCCTGACACGTGAGTGGGCCCAAGGAGGAGGAGCTG ctctgacCAAGCCCCCCCCAACCTACCTggaggtgaacggaaccccagagCAGAGCCGG GCTGACGAGACCCTGAAGGTGAAGGTCCAGACGAGAACCCACAAAGTGGGAGCTGCCAAGGGCCAGTTCACAGAAG AGTCTGGGGGGGACCCCTCATTGCGGAAGGAGAAGAAGACGCGTCTGGCCGAGGATCTGAAGGAGAAACTCCTGCAACGGCCGGGGCCACTAGAACTCGTGACGAAAAACATCCTTTCCCTGGACCCCAGCCTCAAAGATGCTGTGAAAG ctgATCCTGCCCCTGGGACCTTCCTATTAGACGAGGACCTCAGCAGCTCTTCAtcgtcctcctcctcttcttccccatgcttcaccccctgcctgggggggggaCACGGCAACCCATCCCCCCCCTCGGCCTCAGGGGCCGCTGTCCAG ccggAGCTGCTGTCGATCCGGGAGTCCCAGCCCCCCTCGGCGCCTGCCCCGGACCCCGAATCCCAACCTCCTGGGGGTGGCCCCCCGGCTAAGGCCCCGGCCTTGCTGCCCAAG GGCCCCCCACGCCCCAAGAAGGCGAAGGACCCCAAGCCCAAGGTGAGGAAGCTGAAGTACCATCAGTATGTGCCCCCCGCGGCCCGGCCCccccgggccccggccccccTGGACGCCGCCTACGCCcgcctgctccagcagcagcagctcttccTCCAGCTCCagatcctgcagcagcagcagccgccggcCCCGCCGGGCCCCCCCACAGCGCTGTGTGtgccggccctgcaccccctgagcGCCAG TATTTCCCCAGATCCAGTGATCAGCTTCACGGCCCCCCCAATTAccctggcagcaccccccacccctcccacccctcctgtgccccccaagcctgagctgctgcccgcCAACCTGGATGACCTGACA gtgtCAGAGCTCCGCCAGCAGCTGCGCCAGCGCGGGCTGCCCGTGTCGGGCACCAAGCCGGCCCTGCTGGAGCGGCTGAAGCCCTTCCAGGTGCGGGGGGCCCcggggccgccccccccggccctgccccccgccgACCGGGCGCTGCGGGAGAAGCAGCGGCTCATCGACAGCCTcacctgggagctgcagcgggagcagcaggaggccgACGACCTGCGGGAGGAGCTGCAGCTGCACAAGTGCCGGCGCAGCCGCCCGGAGGGGGAGCCCCtgcccccctcgcccccagccaGCCACGGCCCCCAGGCCCCCGCCGGGGAGACGCCCGAGGGCACAGCGCCCAGGAGAGAGGGGTTCCTG gtTTTCTGCCCCCCTTCCTGTGAGCCAATCGGGGAGGACCTAGAACTGCCCCTGCAGATCACGgccagccccgccccggccccccgctccctggaggaggagctgcaggaggccaTCCAGAAAGCCCAG CTGGTCCCAAGTCAGTCGATCGAAGACATCCTGGAGGAGCCACTGGCGTGTGCAG GTGATCTGCTCCCCACGGATGCCCCCTTGCTGCTCCCCACGGAGCCGCGCCGGCCCCCCTCGCctctcagccagcagggggcgccctgcAAGAAGCGCCGTCGCACCCCACCGGCAGCGGCAATCTTGGATTTCCCCGGCCACTACGacttcctcacccctccctcctcctcctcctcctctccctcagacTCCCTGCATGGGGTCTTCTCCCCGGAGCCCCCGGAGGGGCCCCCGTCACCCAGCCCCCGGCCCGCCTTCGACCCTGTCGATTGGCTGGAGGCCTTGACGTCTGGCCCGGCCTCGGGGCTGGGGCCCGGCACCCCTGGCGGCAGCAGCATCTTCTCCACTGACTTCTTTGACTCGCCCGAACTGAGCGTCAACCACATGATTGACCTGATGGTGGAGCAGTGGTAG